One Streptomyces sp. V4I8 genomic window carries:
- a CDS encoding Fur family transcriptional regulator, with amino-acid sequence MSDPTAQQRPTRQRSAILEALANCRDFVSAQDLYARMTEDGTRIGLTTVYRALRDLEAAGAVDVVQAGAGERLYRWRPDDSHRHYLICRACGSSRPVDSEVVEEWAERIASHSGFAAVEHTVELTGVCASCQPTTDEGELPLCHWDLASETPRHRAHGCAS; translated from the coding sequence GTGAGCGACCCGACGGCCCAACAACGGCCCACCCGACAGCGGTCGGCCATCCTGGAAGCTCTCGCGAACTGCCGCGACTTCGTCTCTGCGCAGGATCTGTACGCGCGCATGACCGAAGACGGAACCCGGATCGGGCTGACCACCGTGTACCGCGCGCTGCGCGACCTGGAGGCCGCGGGCGCGGTCGATGTCGTCCAAGCCGGCGCCGGTGAACGGCTCTACCGGTGGCGGCCCGACGACAGTCACCGCCACTACTTGATCTGCCGCGCCTGCGGCAGCAGCCGGCCGGTGGACTCCGAGGTCGTCGAGGAGTGGGCTGAACGCATCGCCTCCCACTCCGGATTCGCCGCGGTGGAGCACACCGTCGAACTCACCGGCGTCTGCGCCAGCTGTCAGCCCACCACGGACGAAGGAGAACTTCCGCTATGCCACTGGGATTTGGCTTCGGAAACCCCGCGACACCGAGCCCACGGCTGCGCGAGCTGA
- a CDS encoding choice-of-anchor M domain-containing protein, with amino-acid sequence MRTHRRLLTVTGIAAAALATAGLNTSAFAATTLSSGHVDVLDAEWDGADLHLHVHDEENDTEYEPADVTLAVPAAARVANPGHGWLGSGSQVWLLPEDELVADSRGVLFPGISTEHLSTGVFANNTVTYTLVSATRNGATTEDFSIYAGSTRWYDSNTATTNFKSRNFGVGTHNHATWAFEEAGTYQLTFRVRGTVGGVIEQTTATYTAVVSS; translated from the coding sequence TTGCGTACCCACAGACGCCTGCTGACCGTCACCGGCATCGCCGCCGCCGCGCTCGCCACAGCCGGCCTCAACACGTCCGCCTTCGCCGCCACCACCCTGAGCAGCGGCCACGTCGATGTCCTCGACGCCGAGTGGGACGGCGCCGACCTGCATCTGCACGTTCACGACGAGGAGAACGACACCGAGTACGAGCCCGCGGACGTGACGTTGGCGGTGCCGGCGGCTGCCAGGGTCGCCAACCCCGGCCACGGCTGGCTGGGTTCGGGCAGCCAGGTGTGGCTGCTTCCCGAAGACGAGCTCGTCGCGGATTCGCGGGGCGTACTGTTCCCGGGCATCTCCACCGAGCACCTGAGCACGGGTGTCTTCGCCAACAACACGGTCACCTACACCCTCGTCAGCGCCACCCGCAACGGCGCCACCACCGAGGACTTCAGCATCTACGCGGGAAGCACCCGCTGGTACGACAGCAACACCGCCACCACGAACTTCAAGTCCAGGAACTTCGGAGTCGGCACCCACAACCACGCCACCTGGGCTTTCGAGGAGGCCGGCACCTACCAGCTCACCTTCAGGGTCCGGGGCACGGTCGGCGGAGTGATCGAGCAGACCACCGCGACCTACACCGCCGTCGTCAGCTCGTGA
- a CDS encoding anchored repeat ABC transporter, substrate-binding protein, translating into MRGHPRRTTAALIAASAALLSGCSGLQAGSSDAQLTVSTTTAIIADLVEQVGGDRVDVTSIVPHHGDPHSYEPSPGDAAKVARADVVFSNGLLLEEPGIMKMVHTNAKKSAPKIEIAEKLEEHGGTVMKLEEDLGLDVLWLGWAVEGEVEGDGSQVRTSATKLEGPGELRVYLTDTLGKPKVYIDSADGLDDADSFTLPPEAHTHVNWAFSEPGTYRLTVEGQTETLDGRTADIGSGTFTFTVGDGTEAPEGATVLDGGHADVALNAESGKVYVRADEEASGEQTRLAAGDVVLNVPDRAKETVPKEEPYAFLGEAGDEVWVLPQAVIGKHVHGDMDPHAWADVANAEAYVRRIEAELIKADPEGKATYEKNAAAYLKTLGALDEEVAKKLATVPEENRKLITTHDAFGYLAKAYGMEIAGFVVPVPNQEPSAAEVEELGDTIREKKVPSVFLEPNLAARADVLRRVAEDEGVGICTIYGDSFDDKVDDYVSMMRHNASELAKCLGEDA; encoded by the coding sequence ATGCGGGGCCACCCCAGACGCACCACCGCCGCGCTGATCGCGGCGAGCGCCGCCCTGCTCTCCGGATGCAGCGGGCTGCAGGCCGGATCGTCCGACGCCCAGTTAACGGTGTCGACGACCACCGCGATCATCGCCGACCTCGTCGAACAGGTCGGCGGCGACCGCGTCGACGTCACCTCGATCGTGCCGCACCACGGCGACCCGCACTCCTACGAGCCGAGCCCTGGCGACGCGGCCAAGGTCGCCAGAGCCGACGTCGTGTTCAGCAATGGCCTGCTGCTCGAAGAGCCCGGGATCATGAAGATGGTCCACACCAACGCCAAGAAGTCCGCACCGAAGATCGAGATCGCCGAGAAGCTGGAGGAACACGGCGGCACGGTCATGAAGTTGGAGGAGGACCTCGGACTCGACGTGCTGTGGCTCGGCTGGGCCGTCGAGGGCGAGGTCGAGGGCGACGGCTCCCAAGTCCGCACGTCCGCCACGAAGCTGGAGGGGCCCGGCGAGCTGCGCGTGTATCTCACCGACACGCTCGGCAAGCCCAAGGTGTACATCGACTCCGCCGACGGTCTGGACGACGCCGACTCCTTCACCCTGCCGCCCGAGGCGCACACCCACGTCAACTGGGCGTTCAGCGAGCCCGGTACGTACCGGCTGACCGTCGAGGGACAGACCGAGACCCTCGACGGAAGGACCGCGGACATCGGCAGCGGCACCTTCACCTTCACCGTCGGCGACGGCACCGAGGCGCCCGAGGGGGCGACCGTGCTCGACGGCGGGCACGCCGACGTGGCGCTCAACGCCGAGTCCGGGAAGGTGTACGTCCGCGCCGACGAGGAGGCCAGCGGCGAGCAGACGCGGCTCGCGGCCGGCGACGTGGTGCTCAACGTGCCCGACCGGGCCAAGGAGACGGTGCCGAAGGAGGAGCCGTACGCCTTCCTCGGCGAGGCGGGCGACGAGGTGTGGGTGCTGCCGCAGGCCGTGATCGGCAAGCACGTGCACGGTGACATGGACCCACACGCCTGGGCGGACGTCGCCAACGCGGAGGCGTACGTGCGGCGGATCGAGGCCGAGCTGATCAAGGCTGATCCGGAGGGGAAGGCGACGTACGAGAAGAACGCCGCCGCGTATCTGAAGACGCTCGGCGCCCTCGACGAGGAGGTCGCGAAGAAGCTCGCGACCGTGCCGGAGGAGAACCGGAAGCTGATCACCACGCATGACGCCTTCGGGTACCTCGCCAAGGCGTACGGCATGGAGATCGCGGGCTTCGTCGTGCCCGTGCCGAACCAGGAGCCGAGCGCGGCCGAGGTGGAGGAACTCGGCGACACCATCCGGGAGAAGAAGGTCCCGTCGGTGTTCCTGGAGCCGAACCTCGCGGCGCGCGCCGACGTACTGCG
- a CDS encoding WD40 repeat domain-containing protein — MSITAPDQALTVAWEITIDDAPVALSARGDLVAVAGAEGTVRVLDAAMGAEMGALDLPGGALKNHLSPTAQHLAVTGPMGYALWRRSDGRTVVRESGAWSASAAWANDERVAVASGRVALVLDADCEELWRTEPAASTVTDLAWLRRGRRLAVAAYGAVRGHERHTAQPVVIYPYIGSHLALAVAPTEKWICSGNQDASIHIWRTRDGSELTMSGYPEKVSRLAFDDTGFWLAADGAPDLTVWDFSGKGPAGTAPRQLRCHETITALAWRPGPAGTGRASGQRRPRRHDRALVRHRRTASQPAASGAHTGRRRLRGRRAGLGRTAPADHRPPRRPHTGLRPALADNAVNRRTTPIATAGRTLTIGAANRPCTLVVCRGCCCGNPRKHPGTDHAWQLDRLRAAATDSAGRLAEPPPTLKLQFVRPPRETRTRARR, encoded by the coding sequence GTGAGCATCACCGCACCCGACCAGGCGCTGACCGTCGCCTGGGAGATCACCATCGACGACGCCCCCGTCGCGCTCAGCGCGCGCGGCGACCTCGTGGCCGTCGCCGGAGCCGAGGGCACGGTCCGCGTACTCGATGCCGCAATGGGTGCCGAGATGGGCGCACTCGACCTGCCCGGCGGCGCCCTGAAGAATCACCTCTCCCCCACCGCCCAGCACTTGGCGGTCACCGGGCCCATGGGGTACGCGCTGTGGCGGCGCTCGGACGGCCGCACCGTCGTACGTGAATCCGGTGCCTGGTCCGCTTCCGCCGCCTGGGCCAACGACGAGCGGGTGGCCGTCGCCTCCGGGCGCGTGGCGCTCGTACTCGACGCGGACTGCGAGGAGTTGTGGCGTACCGAGCCCGCCGCGTCCACCGTCACCGACCTGGCCTGGCTGCGCCGGGGGCGGCGGCTGGCCGTAGCCGCGTACGGGGCCGTGCGCGGCCACGAGCGCCACACCGCGCAGCCCGTCGTCATCTACCCCTACATCGGCTCACACCTCGCACTCGCGGTCGCCCCGACCGAGAAGTGGATCTGCAGCGGCAACCAGGACGCCTCCATCCACATCTGGCGCACCCGCGACGGCAGCGAACTGACCATGTCCGGCTACCCGGAGAAGGTCTCCCGCCTCGCCTTCGACGACACCGGCTTCTGGCTCGCCGCCGACGGCGCCCCCGACTTGACGGTCTGGGACTTCTCCGGCAAAGGCCCGGCGGGCACCGCGCCGCGCCAACTGCGCTGCCACGAGACGATTACCGCGCTGGCCTGGCGGCCGGGACCGGCCGGGACCGGCCGGGCATCTGGCCAGCGGCGGCCACGACGGCACGATCGCGCTCTGGTACGCCACCGCCGGACAGCCAGCCAACCGGCTGCGTCCGGTGCGCACACTGGACGACGCCGACTCCGCGGTCGCCGCGCTGGCCTGGGCCGGACCGCACCTGCTGATCACCGCCCACCGCGACGGCCGCATACGGGCCTACGGCCTGCCCTCGCGGACAACGCTGTGAACCGCCGTACGACACCGATCGCCACCGCCGGCCGTACGTTGACGATCGGCGCGGCCAACCGTCCGTGCACACTGGTCGTGTGCCGCGGCTGCTGCTGCGGCAACCCACGCAAGCACCCCGGCACCGACCACGCCTGGCAGCTCGACCGCCTGCGCGCGGCGGCCACCGACTCCGCGGGCCGCCTCGCCGAACCCCCGCCCACACTGAAGCTCCAGTTCGTCCGCCCACCCCGCGAGACGAGGACCCGTGCACGCCGCTGA
- a CDS encoding GNAT family N-acetyltransferase: MLDTLYKEFGYGYVPHWHRDVMDLKGTYLDNQRHLLLVAIHDGEVVATTGVRSAGPAHPPHPRWLAELYPSGTTAQLVRVYVRPDHRRHGLARTLVDTACAFIANTPGYERIYLHTNVNVEGAEAFWRSLSKEVFDARTTGEHGPGVATVHFEIPMPHFTPGD; encoded by the coding sequence ATGCTCGACACCCTCTACAAGGAGTTCGGATACGGATACGTGCCCCACTGGCACCGGGACGTGATGGACCTCAAGGGCACGTACCTCGACAACCAACGGCACCTGCTCCTCGTAGCGATCCATGACGGCGAGGTGGTCGCCACGACCGGAGTGCGCTCTGCGGGCCCTGCCCACCCACCGCACCCGCGCTGGCTGGCCGAGCTCTACCCGTCGGGTACCACCGCCCAGTTGGTCCGCGTGTACGTACGGCCCGACCACCGGCGTCATGGGCTCGCCCGCACCCTGGTCGACACGGCCTGCGCCTTCATCGCGAACACACCGGGCTACGAGCGGATCTACCTCCACACCAACGTCAACGTCGAGGGTGCGGAAGCCTTCTGGCGCAGCCTGTCCAAGGAGGTGTTCGACGCCCGCACCACAGGCGAGCACGGACCAGGCGTCGCCACGGTGCACTTCGAGATTCCCATGCCGCACTTCACGCCGGGCGACTGA
- a CDS encoding GTP-binding protein — protein MTNPSPVDGRVPVTVLAGFLGSGKTTLLNRILTEHHGMRIAVIENEFGEIGIDDALVLDAEEEIFEMNNGCICCTVRGDLIRILGALMRRREKFDHILIETTGLADPAPVAQTFFMDDEIAAQLRLDAIITLVDAAHVLQHLDEVKPEGVENEAVEQIAFADRIVLNKTDLADEATLAEVEARVKAINAPVQILRARNAEVDLKQILDVGAFDLDRVLKDDPTFLTETEHQHDATVTSVGIELDGEVDDARLNAWLGNLLRTKGADIFRSKGILAIAGSSRQYVFQGVHMLLMGEEGAQWRTDELRRNRLVFIGRNLDREELERGFADCLATAGAAA, from the coding sequence ATGACCAATCCCTCCCCTGTGGACGGCCGCGTGCCCGTCACCGTCCTGGCCGGCTTCCTCGGCTCGGGCAAGACCACCCTCCTCAACCGGATCCTCACCGAGCACCACGGGATGCGGATCGCCGTCATCGAGAACGAGTTCGGCGAGATCGGCATCGACGACGCCCTCGTGCTGGACGCCGAGGAAGAGATCTTCGAGATGAACAACGGCTGCATCTGCTGCACCGTCCGAGGAGACCTCATCCGCATCCTGGGCGCCCTGATGCGCCGCCGGGAGAAGTTCGACCACATCCTCATCGAGACCACCGGCCTGGCCGACCCCGCCCCCGTCGCGCAGACCTTCTTCATGGACGACGAGATCGCCGCCCAACTGCGCCTGGACGCCATCATCACCCTCGTCGACGCCGCCCACGTCCTCCAGCACCTGGACGAGGTCAAACCGGAGGGCGTGGAGAACGAGGCGGTCGAGCAGATCGCCTTCGCCGACCGCATCGTGCTCAACAAGACCGACCTGGCGGACGAGGCGACCCTCGCCGAGGTCGAGGCGCGGGTGAAGGCGATCAACGCGCCGGTGCAGATCCTGCGCGCTCGAAACGCCGAGGTCGACCTGAAACAGATCCTCGACGTCGGCGCCTTCGACCTGGACCGGGTCCTGAAGGACGACCCGACCTTCCTCACCGAGACCGAGCACCAGCACGACGCCACCGTCACCTCCGTGGGCATCGAACTCGACGGCGAGGTCGACGACGCCCGCCTGAATGCATGGCTGGGCAACCTGCTGCGCACCAAGGGCGCCGACATCTTCCGCTCCAAAGGCATCCTCGCGATCGCCGGCTCCAGCAGGCAGTACGTCTTCCAGGGCGTCCACATGCTGCTGATGGGCGAGGAGGGCGCCCAGTGGCGGACCGATGAACTGCGCCGCAACCGGCTGGTCTTCATCGGTCGCAACCTCGACCGCGAGGAGCTGGAGCGCGGCTTCGCCGACTGCCTGGCCACGGCGGGAGCGGCCGCGTGA
- a CDS encoding choice-of-anchor M domain-containing protein produces the protein MRALTRDRRAFTSAVLIAATAVLLGAAGLVAGGGGAARAAGGATVIDEGELDLTPRLVAGRLELQIDDRGGDTEVVREPSEVVLHAGPATREDLISPVYPILGDTLVSAYFFNGWENAGQIFAPEPGWNGTETGGDTEVRLAGFEGPGRFALYTYTREMDGNDESAVQHLNSGDNAYSSFTLSKDQQRAVPTWGFTEEGVYRLTFTVTSGALTDTETLAVVVGDDVDPNDVLPGDGSTPAPSTSPPSMSASPSTSVTPTAPAAHVIDNGHLDLAARPVDGSLQFQIKQGTANDYDWREPEKVVLHVKPGARRKITEGYEFLGPVGDSVWWLPIQQVDGLVWPGWSTDQFKSSEIDGRVAFRLDAVQGPGALSIFTEGSVGSVTMHAHSGDGLPDSFDLSVPTHRHTVWAFAQEGVYRTTFTVSATLADGRKVSDTETIAWVVGDNEDPSTVKPGEGDEPTATASGSASATPTATASPSVSVSGSASETDPGGGSSGAGGSSSTGGSGTSTTGGLASTGAQVGVIAGVAVVAVLVGGGVVFFVRRRRTAQ, from the coding sequence ATGCGGGCCCTGACGCGCGACAGACGTGCCTTCACCAGTGCGGTGCTCATCGCGGCGACCGCGGTGCTCCTGGGCGCGGCAGGGCTGGTCGCCGGCGGCGGCGGGGCAGCTCGCGCCGCCGGCGGTGCCACGGTCATCGACGAGGGCGAGCTCGATCTCACGCCCCGACTGGTCGCCGGGAGACTGGAGTTGCAGATCGACGACCGCGGCGGCGACACCGAGGTCGTACGGGAGCCGTCCGAGGTCGTCCTGCATGCCGGTCCGGCGACCAGGGAAGACCTCATTTCACCGGTCTATCCGATCCTGGGCGACACGCTGGTCTCCGCCTACTTCTTCAATGGCTGGGAGAACGCGGGACAGATCTTCGCGCCCGAACCGGGCTGGAACGGCACCGAGACGGGCGGCGACACCGAGGTCCGCCTCGCCGGTTTCGAGGGGCCGGGGCGCTTCGCGCTGTACACCTACACGCGCGAGATGGACGGCAACGACGAGAGCGCGGTGCAGCACCTCAACAGCGGTGACAACGCGTACAGTTCGTTCACCCTGTCCAAGGACCAGCAACGGGCCGTGCCCACCTGGGGCTTCACCGAGGAAGGCGTCTACCGCCTGACCTTCACCGTCACCAGCGGCGCCTTGACCGACACCGAGACACTGGCCGTGGTCGTGGGCGACGACGTCGACCCGAACGACGTGCTGCCCGGCGACGGCTCCACCCCGGCGCCCTCGACGTCCCCGCCGTCCATGAGCGCCTCGCCCTCGACGAGCGTGACGCCCACCGCACCGGCGGCGCACGTCATCGACAACGGCCACCTCGATCTGGCCGCGCGCCCGGTGGACGGTTCGCTGCAGTTCCAGATCAAACAGGGCACGGCGAACGACTACGACTGGCGCGAGCCTGAGAAGGTCGTCCTGCACGTGAAGCCCGGGGCCCGGCGGAAGATCACCGAGGGGTACGAGTTCCTGGGGCCCGTGGGCGATTCCGTGTGGTGGTTGCCCATCCAGCAGGTGGACGGTCTCGTGTGGCCCGGCTGGAGTACCGACCAGTTCAAGAGCTCCGAGATCGACGGCCGTGTGGCCTTCCGTCTCGACGCCGTCCAGGGCCCGGGTGCGCTGAGCATCTTCACGGAGGGCTCGGTCGGTTCGGTGACCATGCACGCCCACAGTGGGGACGGGCTGCCGGACAGCTTCGATCTGTCCGTGCCGACCCACCGCCACACCGTGTGGGCCTTCGCGCAGGAGGGCGTCTACCGCACCACGTTCACCGTCAGTGCCACCCTCGCCGACGGCAGGAAGGTCAGTGACACGGAGACCATCGCCTGGGTGGTCGGGGACAACGAGGACCCGTCGACCGTGAAGCCGGGGGAGGGGGACGAGCCGACGGCCACGGCGTCGGGGTCGGCCTCGGCGACGCCGACCGCGACCGCGTCCCCGTCGGTGTCCGTGTCCGGCTCGGCCTCGGAGACAGACCCGGGCGGCGGCTCCTCCGGAGCCGGCGGAAGTTCGTCGACCGGTGGCAGCGGCACCTCGACGACCGGCGGTCTCGCCTCCACCGGTGCGCAGGTCGGCGTGATCGCGGGCGTCGCGGTGGTCGCCGTGCTCGTGGGCGGTGGTGTGGTGTTCTTCGTGCGACGACGCCGTACCGCCCAGTGA